Proteins from one Acanthopagrus latus isolate v.2019 chromosome 18, fAcaLat1.1, whole genome shotgun sequence genomic window:
- the map7d3 gene encoding MAP7 domain-containing protein 2 isoform X9 — translation MAEGATTLKGLRAQMAAAAQAQAEERRSLSGNSPGPTTNPPAKPQGCKPVLDGAALRIDDRLRVAKERREEAEKQQALRESQIMERERKAKLQVERQLEERQKKVDEQRRKEEQKRMAVEEKRKQKQEEEKEHYEAVMRRTLERSQRVEQRQKRWSWGGLSTDTDGRTGESDAGASSPVTIVISPASPEKPPRSRQVDKRSTSTMNLKQPSEAGISKRLSSSSATLVKTPDKKCHLCPRSASASPLHPPRGPVRSRSIDRQKSGMTTSVSADGALDPSMKDKHLSPGGQRPASPSSPLGRNRSPSPAPNPAPKRTPSPAASKQNSKTRPPSPGAMKQRPPSPQPASAKPPPIQKPALTPTGPPTLRKRDSKSKDLCPVQPVSTQSSDSSKTKDKDDSKGSAGTNSAAEAAKILAENRRLMREQKEKEEQLRIQREEEEKLRKEEEQRLAEEARLKRVEEEKKLAEERKIKEEEEARLAEEERVRLAEEEAVRQAELQKEREEAEAKALEEAERVRQERDRIMQQNQQERMERKKRIEEIMKRTRKGDRGDKRDGGDDDKCSQENEEDEGEDGEDEMNTDTMSRVDDVTAEAEADKCGLSSGEPMDRREKPLGSVNGKPETDDKENNNGISTDETQAVSPVPKGRLVEGSDLLNEQDSAKVGLVSGLNGKSNQWSFEELIDLNVHSKTRPLIEAEDCNQVLINCDGSSDGTRVAFEDKGTPVNPLHSSNQPIEALSEI, via the exons ctgcagctgcacaggcACAAGCCGAGGAGCGGCGCAGCCTGTCAGGGAACAGTCCAGGACCTACAACCAACCCACCAGCTAAACCTCAGGGGTGTAAGCCAG TCCTTGACGGTGCTGCGCTTAGAATAGACGACCGACTGCGAGTGGCTAAAGAGAGAcgagaagaagcagaaaaacaacagg CTTTACGAGAGTCTCAGATCATGGAGCGGGAGCGCAAGGCCAAACTGCAAGTGGAGCGTCAATTGGAGGAGCGCCAGAAAAAGGTTGATGAACAGCGGAGAAAGGAGGAGCAGAAACGAATGGCGgtggaagagaagaggaagcagaaacaggaagaggaaaag GAGCACTATGAAGCAGTGATGCGGCGGACATTGGAGCGTAGTCAGCGTGtggagcagaggcagaaaagaTGGTCCTGGGGAGGACTGTCCACAGACACAGATGGACGAACAG GAGAGTCTGATGCCGGCGCCTCATCTCCAGTAACAATAGTTATCTCCCCTGCCTCGCCAGAAAAGCCACCAAGGAGTCGacaag TGGACAAGCGCTCCACATCCACCATGAACCTGAAACAGCCATCTGAGGCTGGCATCAGCAAACGcctatcctcctcctctgccacccTCGTCAAAACTCCCGACAAAA AGTGTCACCTGTGTCCTCGCTCAGCCTCTGCCAGTCCCCTGCACCCACCGCGTGGACCCGTGCGCAGCCGCAGCATCGACCGGCAGAAGAGCGGCATGACCACCTCTGTGTCGGCCGACGGAGCTCTCGACCCTTCAATG AAGGACAAGCATTTATCGCCTGGAGGGCAGCGTCCCGCCTCCCCGTCTTCTCCCCTGGGACGAAACCGTTCACCATCTCCAGCTCCCAACCCAGCCCCAAAGAGGACCCCCTCCCCAGCAGCATCCAA GCAAAATTCCAAGACACGCCCGCCGTCACCTGGTGCAATGAAACAACGTCCCCCGTCCCCCCAGCCTGCATCAGCCAAGCCCCCACCCATCCAGAAACCAGCTCTCACTCCAACAGGACCTCCCACCTTGAGGAAGAGGGACTCCAAGTCCAAGGATCTGTGTCCTGTCCAGCCTGTGTCTACACAGTCGTCTGACTCCAGCAAGACCAAAGACAAAGATG ACTCTAAAGGCTCGGCGGGCACCAACTCGGCTGCCGAGGCGGCCAAGATCCTGGCAGAGAACCGCAGACTGATGCGagagcagaaggagaaagaggagcagcTCAGGatacagagggaggaagaggagaa GCTGagaaaggaagaagagcagCGTTTAGCAGAGGAGGCTCGACTGAAGCGCgtggaagaagagaagaaacttgcagaggagaggaaaattaaagaagaggaagaggctcGTCTAGCGGAGGAAGAACGAGTGAGACTGGCAGAGGAGGAAGCGGTGAGGCAGGCGGAGCTCCAGAAGGAACGTGAGGAGGCTGAGGCCAAGGCcctggaggaggcggagagggTCCGTCAGGAGAGGGACCGCATcatgcagcagaaccagcaaGAACgaatggagaggaagaag agAATTGAAGAGATAATGAAGAGAACAAGAAAAGGGGACCGGGGTGACAAG AGGGATGGAGGCGATGACGATAAATGCTCACAGGAGAATGAagaggatgagggagaggacggagaggacGAGATGAACACTGACACCATGA GCCGGGTGGATGATGTGACCGCGGAGGCTGAAGCAGACAAGTGCGGCCTGTCCTCTGGCGAGCCGATGGATCGACGAGAGAAGCCCCTGGGAAGTGTGAACGGAAAACCGGAGACGGACGACAAGGAGAACAACAACGGCATAAGCACCGATGAGACTCAGGCTGTGAG TCCGGTCCCTAAGGGCCGCCTCGTCGAGGGCTCGGATCTCCTGAACGAGCAGGACTCCGCCAAGGTGGGGTTGGTGTCCGGTCTCAACGGTAAATCCAACCAGTGGAGCTTTGAGGAACTGATCGACCTCAACGTCCACTCCAAGACCCGGCCCCTCATCGAGGCCGAGGACTGTAACCAGGTGTTGATTAACTGTGACGGGAGCTCAGATGGGACCAGGGTAGCCTTCGAGGACAAGGGAACCCCCGTCAACCCCCTGCATTCCTCCAATCAACCCATAGAAGCCCTGTCAG agatTTGA
- the map7d3 gene encoding MAP7 domain-containing protein 2 isoform X10 produces MAEGATTLKGLRAQMAAAAQAQAEERRSLSGNSPGPTTNPPAKPQGCKPVLDGAALRIDDRLRVAKERREEAEKQQALRESQIMERERKAKLQVERQLEERQKKVDEQRRKEEQKRMAVEEKRKQKQEEEKEHYEAVMRRTLERSQRVEQRQKRWSWGGLSTDTDGRTGESDAGASSPVTIVISPASPEKPPRSRQVDKRSTSTMNLKQPSEAGISKRLSSSSATLVKTPDKTSASPLHPPRGPVRSRSIDRQKSGMTTSVSADGALDPSMKDKHLSPGGQRPASPSSPLGRNRSPSPAPNPAPKRTPSPAASKQNSKTRPPSPGAMKQRPPSPQPASAKPPPIQKPALTPTGPPTLRKRDSKSKDLCPVQPVSTQSSDSSKTKDKDDSKGSAGTNSAAEAAKILAENRRLMREQKEKEEQLRIQREEEEKLRKEEEQRLAEEARLKRVEEEKKLAEERKIKEEEEARLAEEERVRLAEEEAVRQAELQKEREEAEAKALEEAERVRQERDRIMQQNQQERMERKKRIEEIMKRTRKGDRGDKRDGGDDDKCSQENEEDEGEDGEDEMNTDTMSRVDDVTAEAEADKCGLSSGEPMDRREKPLGSVNGKPETDDKENNNGISTDETQAVSPVPKGRLVEGSDLLNEQDSAKVGLVSGLNGKSNQWSFEELIDLNVHSKTRPLIEAEDCNQVLINCDGSSDGTRVAFEDKGTPVNPLHSSNQPIEALSEI; encoded by the exons ctgcagctgcacaggcACAAGCCGAGGAGCGGCGCAGCCTGTCAGGGAACAGTCCAGGACCTACAACCAACCCACCAGCTAAACCTCAGGGGTGTAAGCCAG TCCTTGACGGTGCTGCGCTTAGAATAGACGACCGACTGCGAGTGGCTAAAGAGAGAcgagaagaagcagaaaaacaacagg CTTTACGAGAGTCTCAGATCATGGAGCGGGAGCGCAAGGCCAAACTGCAAGTGGAGCGTCAATTGGAGGAGCGCCAGAAAAAGGTTGATGAACAGCGGAGAAAGGAGGAGCAGAAACGAATGGCGgtggaagagaagaggaagcagaaacaggaagaggaaaag GAGCACTATGAAGCAGTGATGCGGCGGACATTGGAGCGTAGTCAGCGTGtggagcagaggcagaaaagaTGGTCCTGGGGAGGACTGTCCACAGACACAGATGGACGAACAG GAGAGTCTGATGCCGGCGCCTCATCTCCAGTAACAATAGTTATCTCCCCTGCCTCGCCAGAAAAGCCACCAAGGAGTCGacaag TGGACAAGCGCTCCACATCCACCATGAACCTGAAACAGCCATCTGAGGCTGGCATCAGCAAACGcctatcctcctcctctgccacccTCGTCAAAACTCCCGACAAAA CCTCTGCCAGTCCCCTGCACCCACCGCGTGGACCCGTGCGCAGCCGCAGCATCGACCGGCAGAAGAGCGGCATGACCACCTCTGTGTCGGCCGACGGAGCTCTCGACCCTTCAATG AAGGACAAGCATTTATCGCCTGGAGGGCAGCGTCCCGCCTCCCCGTCTTCTCCCCTGGGACGAAACCGTTCACCATCTCCAGCTCCCAACCCAGCCCCAAAGAGGACCCCCTCCCCAGCAGCATCCAA GCAAAATTCCAAGACACGCCCGCCGTCACCTGGTGCAATGAAACAACGTCCCCCGTCCCCCCAGCCTGCATCAGCCAAGCCCCCACCCATCCAGAAACCAGCTCTCACTCCAACAGGACCTCCCACCTTGAGGAAGAGGGACTCCAAGTCCAAGGATCTGTGTCCTGTCCAGCCTGTGTCTACACAGTCGTCTGACTCCAGCAAGACCAAAGACAAAGATG ACTCTAAAGGCTCGGCGGGCACCAACTCGGCTGCCGAGGCGGCCAAGATCCTGGCAGAGAACCGCAGACTGATGCGagagcagaaggagaaagaggagcagcTCAGGatacagagggaggaagaggagaa GCTGagaaaggaagaagagcagCGTTTAGCAGAGGAGGCTCGACTGAAGCGCgtggaagaagagaagaaacttgcagaggagaggaaaattaaagaagaggaagaggctcGTCTAGCGGAGGAAGAACGAGTGAGACTGGCAGAGGAGGAAGCGGTGAGGCAGGCGGAGCTCCAGAAGGAACGTGAGGAGGCTGAGGCCAAGGCcctggaggaggcggagagggTCCGTCAGGAGAGGGACCGCATcatgcagcagaaccagcaaGAACgaatggagaggaagaag agAATTGAAGAGATAATGAAGAGAACAAGAAAAGGGGACCGGGGTGACAAG AGGGATGGAGGCGATGACGATAAATGCTCACAGGAGAATGAagaggatgagggagaggacggagaggacGAGATGAACACTGACACCATGA GCCGGGTGGATGATGTGACCGCGGAGGCTGAAGCAGACAAGTGCGGCCTGTCCTCTGGCGAGCCGATGGATCGACGAGAGAAGCCCCTGGGAAGTGTGAACGGAAAACCGGAGACGGACGACAAGGAGAACAACAACGGCATAAGCACCGATGAGACTCAGGCTGTGAG TCCGGTCCCTAAGGGCCGCCTCGTCGAGGGCTCGGATCTCCTGAACGAGCAGGACTCCGCCAAGGTGGGGTTGGTGTCCGGTCTCAACGGTAAATCCAACCAGTGGAGCTTTGAGGAACTGATCGACCTCAACGTCCACTCCAAGACCCGGCCCCTCATCGAGGCCGAGGACTGTAACCAGGTGTTGATTAACTGTGACGGGAGCTCAGATGGGACCAGGGTAGCCTTCGAGGACAAGGGAACCCCCGTCAACCCCCTGCATTCCTCCAATCAACCCATAGAAGCCCTGTCAG agatTTGA
- the map7d3 gene encoding MAP7 domain-containing protein 2 isoform X12, which translates to MAEGATTLKGLRAQMAAAAQAQAEERRSLSGNSPGPTTNPPAKPQGCKPVLDGAALRIDDRLRVAKERREEAEKQQALRESQIMERERKAKLQVERQLEERQKKVDEQRRKEEQKRMAVEEKRKQKQEEEKEHYEAVMRRTLERSQRVEQRQKRWSWGGLSTDTDGRTVDKRSTSTMNLKQPSEAGISKRLSSSSATLVKTPDKTSASPLHPPRGPVRSRSIDRQKSGMTTSVSADGALDPSMKDKHLSPGGQRPASPSSPLGRNRSPSPAPNPAPKRTPSPAASKQNSKTRPPSPGAMKQRPPSPQPASAKPPPIQKPALTPTGPPTLRKRDSKSKDLCPVQPVSTQSSDSSKTKDKDDSKGSAGTNSAAEAAKILAENRRLMREQKEKEEQLRIQREEEEKLRKEEEQRLAEEARLKRVEEEKKLAEERKIKEEEEARLAEEERVRLAEEEAVRQAELQKEREEAEAKALEEAERVRQERDRIMQQNQQERMERKKRIEEIMKRTRKGDRGDKRDGGDDDKCSQENEEDEGEDGEDEMNTDTMSRVDDVTAEAEADKCGLSSGEPMDRREKPLGSVNGKPETDDKENNNGISTDETQAVSPVPKGRLVEGSDLLNEQDSAKVGLVSGLNGKSNQWSFEELIDLNVHSKTRPLIEAEDCNQVLINCDGSSDGTRVAFEDKGTPVNPLHSSNQPIEALSEI; encoded by the exons ctgcagctgcacaggcACAAGCCGAGGAGCGGCGCAGCCTGTCAGGGAACAGTCCAGGACCTACAACCAACCCACCAGCTAAACCTCAGGGGTGTAAGCCAG TCCTTGACGGTGCTGCGCTTAGAATAGACGACCGACTGCGAGTGGCTAAAGAGAGAcgagaagaagcagaaaaacaacagg CTTTACGAGAGTCTCAGATCATGGAGCGGGAGCGCAAGGCCAAACTGCAAGTGGAGCGTCAATTGGAGGAGCGCCAGAAAAAGGTTGATGAACAGCGGAGAAAGGAGGAGCAGAAACGAATGGCGgtggaagagaagaggaagcagaaacaggaagaggaaaag GAGCACTATGAAGCAGTGATGCGGCGGACATTGGAGCGTAGTCAGCGTGtggagcagaggcagaaaagaTGGTCCTGGGGAGGACTGTCCACAGACACAGATGGACGAACAG TGGACAAGCGCTCCACATCCACCATGAACCTGAAACAGCCATCTGAGGCTGGCATCAGCAAACGcctatcctcctcctctgccacccTCGTCAAAACTCCCGACAAAA CCTCTGCCAGTCCCCTGCACCCACCGCGTGGACCCGTGCGCAGCCGCAGCATCGACCGGCAGAAGAGCGGCATGACCACCTCTGTGTCGGCCGACGGAGCTCTCGACCCTTCAATG AAGGACAAGCATTTATCGCCTGGAGGGCAGCGTCCCGCCTCCCCGTCTTCTCCCCTGGGACGAAACCGTTCACCATCTCCAGCTCCCAACCCAGCCCCAAAGAGGACCCCCTCCCCAGCAGCATCCAA GCAAAATTCCAAGACACGCCCGCCGTCACCTGGTGCAATGAAACAACGTCCCCCGTCCCCCCAGCCTGCATCAGCCAAGCCCCCACCCATCCAGAAACCAGCTCTCACTCCAACAGGACCTCCCACCTTGAGGAAGAGGGACTCCAAGTCCAAGGATCTGTGTCCTGTCCAGCCTGTGTCTACACAGTCGTCTGACTCCAGCAAGACCAAAGACAAAGATG ACTCTAAAGGCTCGGCGGGCACCAACTCGGCTGCCGAGGCGGCCAAGATCCTGGCAGAGAACCGCAGACTGATGCGagagcagaaggagaaagaggagcagcTCAGGatacagagggaggaagaggagaa GCTGagaaaggaagaagagcagCGTTTAGCAGAGGAGGCTCGACTGAAGCGCgtggaagaagagaagaaacttgcagaggagaggaaaattaaagaagaggaagaggctcGTCTAGCGGAGGAAGAACGAGTGAGACTGGCAGAGGAGGAAGCGGTGAGGCAGGCGGAGCTCCAGAAGGAACGTGAGGAGGCTGAGGCCAAGGCcctggaggaggcggagagggTCCGTCAGGAGAGGGACCGCATcatgcagcagaaccagcaaGAACgaatggagaggaagaag agAATTGAAGAGATAATGAAGAGAACAAGAAAAGGGGACCGGGGTGACAAG AGGGATGGAGGCGATGACGATAAATGCTCACAGGAGAATGAagaggatgagggagaggacggagaggacGAGATGAACACTGACACCATGA GCCGGGTGGATGATGTGACCGCGGAGGCTGAAGCAGACAAGTGCGGCCTGTCCTCTGGCGAGCCGATGGATCGACGAGAGAAGCCCCTGGGAAGTGTGAACGGAAAACCGGAGACGGACGACAAGGAGAACAACAACGGCATAAGCACCGATGAGACTCAGGCTGTGAG TCCGGTCCCTAAGGGCCGCCTCGTCGAGGGCTCGGATCTCCTGAACGAGCAGGACTCCGCCAAGGTGGGGTTGGTGTCCGGTCTCAACGGTAAATCCAACCAGTGGAGCTTTGAGGAACTGATCGACCTCAACGTCCACTCCAAGACCCGGCCCCTCATCGAGGCCGAGGACTGTAACCAGGTGTTGATTAACTGTGACGGGAGCTCAGATGGGACCAGGGTAGCCTTCGAGGACAAGGGAACCCCCGTCAACCCCCTGCATTCCTCCAATCAACCCATAGAAGCCCTGTCAG agatTTGA
- the map7d3 gene encoding ensconsin isoform X6 — MAEGATTLKGLRAQMAAAAQAQAEERRSLSGNSPGPTTNPPAKPQGCKPVLDGAALRIDDRLRVAKERREEAEKQQALRESQIMERERKAKLQVERQLEERQKKVDEQRRKEEQKRMAVEEKRKQKQEEEKEHYEAVMRRTLERSQRVEQRQKRWSWGGLSTDTDGRTGESDAGASSPVTIVISPASPEKPPRSRQVDKRSTSTMNLKQPSEAGISKRLSSSSATLVKTPDKRAKQRSSSCNRLPSNGNAAQASKEDGKKLQVEQTGRSMKTRSSSLTRVSVGRAQTPSKPDKGTTDDQASASPLHPPRGPVRSRSIDRQKSGMTTSVSADGALDPSMKDKHLSPGGQRPASPSSPLGRNRSPSPAPNPAPKRTPSPAASKQNSKTRPPSPGAMKQRPPSPQPASAKPPPIQKPALTPTGPPTLRKRDSKSKDLCPVQPVSTQSSDSSKTKDKDDSKGSAGTNSAAEAAKILAENRRLMREQKEKEEQLRIQREEEEKLRKEEEQRLAEEARLKRVEEEKKLAEERKIKEEEEARLAEEERVRLAEEEAVRQAELQKEREEAEAKALEEAERVRQERDRIMQQNQQERMERKKRIEEIMKRTRKGDRGDKRDGGDDDKCSQENEEDEGEDGEDEMNTDTMSRVDDVTAEAEADKCGLSSGEPMDRREKPLGSVNGKPETDDKENNNGISTDETQAVSPVPKGRLVEGSDLLNEQDSAKVGLVSGLNGKSNQWSFEELIDLNVHSKTRPLIEAEDCNQVLINCDGSSDGTRVAFEDKGTPVNPLHSSNQPIEALSEI; from the exons ctgcagctgcacaggcACAAGCCGAGGAGCGGCGCAGCCTGTCAGGGAACAGTCCAGGACCTACAACCAACCCACCAGCTAAACCTCAGGGGTGTAAGCCAG TCCTTGACGGTGCTGCGCTTAGAATAGACGACCGACTGCGAGTGGCTAAAGAGAGAcgagaagaagcagaaaaacaacagg CTTTACGAGAGTCTCAGATCATGGAGCGGGAGCGCAAGGCCAAACTGCAAGTGGAGCGTCAATTGGAGGAGCGCCAGAAAAAGGTTGATGAACAGCGGAGAAAGGAGGAGCAGAAACGAATGGCGgtggaagagaagaggaagcagaaacaggaagaggaaaag GAGCACTATGAAGCAGTGATGCGGCGGACATTGGAGCGTAGTCAGCGTGtggagcagaggcagaaaagaTGGTCCTGGGGAGGACTGTCCACAGACACAGATGGACGAACAG GAGAGTCTGATGCCGGCGCCTCATCTCCAGTAACAATAGTTATCTCCCCTGCCTCGCCAGAAAAGCCACCAAGGAGTCGacaag TGGACAAGCGCTCCACATCCACCATGAACCTGAAACAGCCATCTGAGGCTGGCATCAGCAAACGcctatcctcctcctctgccacccTCGTCAAAACTCCCGACAAAA GGGCTAAGCAGAGGAGCTCGTCTTGTAACCGGTTGCCTAGCAATGGCAATGCTGCTCAGGCCAGTAAGGAAGACGGCAAaaagcttcaggtggaacagaCAG GCCGTTCCATGAAGACGAGAAGTTCGTCCCTAACACGAGTAAGTGTGGGCAGAGCGCAGACCCCTTCCAAGCCTGATAAGGGGACAACGGACGATCAAG CCTCTGCCAGTCCCCTGCACCCACCGCGTGGACCCGTGCGCAGCCGCAGCATCGACCGGCAGAAGAGCGGCATGACCACCTCTGTGTCGGCCGACGGAGCTCTCGACCCTTCAATG AAGGACAAGCATTTATCGCCTGGAGGGCAGCGTCCCGCCTCCCCGTCTTCTCCCCTGGGACGAAACCGTTCACCATCTCCAGCTCCCAACCCAGCCCCAAAGAGGACCCCCTCCCCAGCAGCATCCAA GCAAAATTCCAAGACACGCCCGCCGTCACCTGGTGCAATGAAACAACGTCCCCCGTCCCCCCAGCCTGCATCAGCCAAGCCCCCACCCATCCAGAAACCAGCTCTCACTCCAACAGGACCTCCCACCTTGAGGAAGAGGGACTCCAAGTCCAAGGATCTGTGTCCTGTCCAGCCTGTGTCTACACAGTCGTCTGACTCCAGCAAGACCAAAGACAAAGATG ACTCTAAAGGCTCGGCGGGCACCAACTCGGCTGCCGAGGCGGCCAAGATCCTGGCAGAGAACCGCAGACTGATGCGagagcagaaggagaaagaggagcagcTCAGGatacagagggaggaagaggagaa GCTGagaaaggaagaagagcagCGTTTAGCAGAGGAGGCTCGACTGAAGCGCgtggaagaagagaagaaacttgcagaggagaggaaaattaaagaagaggaagaggctcGTCTAGCGGAGGAAGAACGAGTGAGACTGGCAGAGGAGGAAGCGGTGAGGCAGGCGGAGCTCCAGAAGGAACGTGAGGAGGCTGAGGCCAAGGCcctggaggaggcggagagggTCCGTCAGGAGAGGGACCGCATcatgcagcagaaccagcaaGAACgaatggagaggaagaag agAATTGAAGAGATAATGAAGAGAACAAGAAAAGGGGACCGGGGTGACAAG AGGGATGGAGGCGATGACGATAAATGCTCACAGGAGAATGAagaggatgagggagaggacggagaggacGAGATGAACACTGACACCATGA GCCGGGTGGATGATGTGACCGCGGAGGCTGAAGCAGACAAGTGCGGCCTGTCCTCTGGCGAGCCGATGGATCGACGAGAGAAGCCCCTGGGAAGTGTGAACGGAAAACCGGAGACGGACGACAAGGAGAACAACAACGGCATAAGCACCGATGAGACTCAGGCTGTGAG TCCGGTCCCTAAGGGCCGCCTCGTCGAGGGCTCGGATCTCCTGAACGAGCAGGACTCCGCCAAGGTGGGGTTGGTGTCCGGTCTCAACGGTAAATCCAACCAGTGGAGCTTTGAGGAACTGATCGACCTCAACGTCCACTCCAAGACCCGGCCCCTCATCGAGGCCGAGGACTGTAACCAGGTGTTGATTAACTGTGACGGGAGCTCAGATGGGACCAGGGTAGCCTTCGAGGACAAGGGAACCCCCGTCAACCCCCTGCATTCCTCCAATCAACCCATAGAAGCCCTGTCAG agatTTGA